In one Micromonospora polyrhachis genomic region, the following are encoded:
- a CDS encoding glycosyltransferase, protein MRLLLTTQPIYSHLVPALVPLAHVARAAGHEVAVATAASMADELARHGVAHLPLPNVPGQVELRSDPRLAERFGLPQQLMAPGRRSVDPAVWRQIARAYAGPIAGHFAADLLDVAGRWRPDVIVREPAEYGGYLTAERLDIPHATLDISPFAALDLPVVVDALDEQRVALGLPSTADPWHPHRHLRAGLIPEAFYPPSLRPVGGRYYRPPTPTDDAPMDPWYADLPADRPLVLASLGSLVLSLPGIPDVLPLVVAALGELPCTAVVSLGGYAELTERIGTVPENVRLTPFVPQRTLLPACDLFLTHAGFNSTGEAVAAGVPMVAVPAVADQPPNARRIAELGLGLRLDIDDLSVARIADACRQVLTEPAYRWRVRALQRQLLANPGFERLVADLAELAVLARPVEPARRVSPLR, encoded by the coding sequence GTGCGTCTCCTCCTGACCACCCAGCCGATCTACTCCCATCTCGTACCGGCGCTGGTCCCCCTGGCGCACGTTGCCCGGGCGGCCGGGCACGAGGTGGCGGTGGCCACCGCGGCCTCAATGGCCGACGAGTTGGCCAGGCACGGGGTGGCGCACCTGCCCCTGCCGAATGTGCCGGGCCAGGTCGAGCTGCGTAGCGATCCACGCCTGGCGGAGCGGTTCGGCCTGCCCCAGCAGCTGATGGCACCGGGCCGACGAAGCGTCGACCCGGCGGTGTGGCGGCAGATCGCCCGGGCGTACGCGGGTCCGATCGCCGGCCATTTCGCCGCCGACCTGCTGGATGTGGCCGGGCGGTGGAGACCGGACGTGATCGTGCGGGAGCCAGCCGAGTACGGCGGCTACCTGACCGCCGAACGGCTGGACATTCCACACGCCACCCTGGACATATCCCCGTTCGCTGCCTTGGACCTGCCGGTCGTCGTGGACGCACTCGACGAGCAGCGGGTGGCACTGGGGCTACCTTCGACGGCCGATCCCTGGCATCCGCACCGACACCTGCGCGCCGGTCTCATCCCCGAGGCGTTCTATCCGCCGTCGCTGCGGCCGGTTGGCGGTCGCTACTACCGGCCCCCCACCCCGACCGACGACGCGCCGATGGATCCCTGGTACGCCGACCTGCCCGCCGATCGGCCACTGGTGCTGGCCAGCCTCGGTTCCCTGGTGCTCTCCCTCCCCGGGATCCCGGACGTGCTGCCGCTGGTCGTGGCCGCCCTGGGCGAGCTGCCGTGCACCGCGGTCGTCTCCCTCGGCGGGTACGCCGAGCTGACCGAGCGGATCGGGACCGTGCCGGAGAACGTACGACTGACGCCGTTCGTCCCGCAGCGCACGCTCCTACCGGCGTGCGACCTGTTCCTCACCCACGCCGGCTTCAACTCGACCGGCGAGGCGGTGGCCGCCGGGGTGCCGATGGTGGCGGTGCCGGCGGTCGCCGACCAGCCGCCCAACGCCCGGCGGATCGCGGAGCTGGGCCTCGGTCTGCGGCTGGACATCGACGACCTCTCGGTGGCCCGCATCGCCGACGCGTGCCGGCAGGTGCTCACCGAGCCCGCCTACCGCTGGCGGGTCCGCGCCCTACAGCGCCAGTTGCTGGCCAACCCCGGGTTCGAGCGGCTCGTGGCGGACCTGGCCGAGCTGGCTGTGCTGGCCCGACCGGTCGAGCCGGCTCGACGGGTTTCGCCACTGCGGTAG
- a CDS encoding DUF4231 domain-containing protein, which produces MKSNKWIRQIHRWLAIAFTVTVIVTFVALAQEKPVIWLSYVPLLPLALLLFTGLYLFVLPYVDRWRRGRRTALER; this is translated from the coding sequence ATGAAGTCGAACAAGTGGATTCGGCAGATCCACCGCTGGCTGGCCATCGCCTTCACGGTGACCGTCATCGTCACCTTCGTCGCCCTGGCACAGGAGAAGCCCGTCATCTGGCTGTCCTACGTGCCGCTGCTCCCGCTCGCCTTGCTCCTGTTCACCGGTCTGTACCTGTTCGTGTTGCCGTACGTCGACAGGTGGCGTCGCGGGCGGCGTACCGCCCTGGAGAGATGA
- a CDS encoding DUF2975 domain-containing protein: MVLFGILVVFQTLSLPGQFAYMAEQSPDMAYLRWPMTAVSVFWVLCVQVVIVATWRLLTLVKKDRIFSPASLAWVDAIVWAIAAAWLVLLGVFLYVGFNADDPGLPLLLFLMLVGIAALGLLMVVMRALLRQATTLRTDMEAVI, from the coding sequence GTGGTGCTGTTCGGGATCCTGGTCGTGTTCCAGACCCTCTCGCTGCCCGGGCAATTCGCGTACATGGCTGAGCAGTCGCCGGACATGGCCTACCTGAGGTGGCCGATGACGGCGGTGTCGGTGTTCTGGGTGCTCTGCGTCCAAGTGGTCATCGTGGCCACCTGGCGGCTGCTCACGCTGGTCAAGAAGGACCGCATCTTCAGCCCGGCCTCCTTGGCCTGGGTGGATGCGATCGTGTGGGCCATCGCTGCCGCGTGGCTGGTGCTCCTGGGCGTGTTCCTCTACGTCGGCTTCAACGCGGACGACCCCGGACTGCCGCTGCTGCTGTTCCTGATGCTGGTCGGGATCGCCGCGCTGGGACTCCTGATGGTGGTGATGCGGGCGCTGCTGCGGCAGGCCACTACGCTGCGGACCGACATGGAAGCGGTGATCTGA
- a CDS encoding methyltransferase has translation MITVFLYYDDVPRGLAWLTHTLGARELTRRATSGLMTYAEVELAGLPLVLTDRTDPAAGGTPARFQFTLDGVEPLYQRALAAGAQVVATLAVDPTGRPAFTVADPGGYHWTFVGSASTDDESSPAADDEIGSLTADGTSPIDRLGRLTDLATPFAVRVLATLRVPDLIEQGVTDLVDLATACAANRDALGRLLRYLAHRGVLTEANPDVFALTEVGRLLCERGAAGQRGWLDLDGLGARMDLAYPGLLHSVRTGEPAYATVHGRTFWAELDAHPGHRRYFDELMMSQQHLTAPQVAELYDWCDVAHVYDVGGGSGALLTQLLSSHPHLRGTLVDRPGAARAAGERIAASGLADRADTVAGDFFGALPTGGDVYVVSRALTDWNDRDATTILRRCAEAAGDRGRVLIVEVLPTEPFMPHLSPFDLQMLVVVGGRERGLTDFESIAGRAGLAVAQVLRGRDGLTLIECVRADRSPVAVDAAVEADSCVSS, from the coding sequence GTGATCACAGTCTTCCTCTACTACGACGATGTCCCGCGCGGGTTGGCGTGGTTGACACACACCCTCGGCGCTCGGGAACTCACCCGTCGAGCCACGTCCGGACTGATGACGTACGCCGAGGTGGAGCTGGCTGGCCTGCCGCTGGTCCTGACCGACCGGACCGATCCCGCCGCCGGCGGCACCCCGGCCCGCTTCCAGTTCACCCTCGACGGGGTGGAGCCGCTCTACCAGCGGGCGTTGGCCGCCGGTGCGCAGGTGGTGGCGACACTCGCCGTCGACCCGACGGGCCGGCCCGCCTTCACCGTCGCCGATCCGGGCGGATACCACTGGACCTTCGTCGGATCGGCCAGCACCGACGACGAGTCCAGCCCTGCCGCCGACGACGAGATCGGCTCACTCACCGCCGACGGGACCAGCCCGATCGACCGGCTCGGCCGGCTCACCGACCTGGCCACACCGTTCGCCGTACGGGTGCTGGCCACGCTCCGGGTGCCCGACCTGATCGAACAGGGCGTCACCGACCTGGTCGACCTCGCCACCGCCTGTGCGGCGAACCGGGACGCGCTCGGCCGACTGCTGCGCTACCTGGCTCACCGCGGGGTGCTGACCGAGGCCAACCCGGACGTGTTCGCCCTGACCGAGGTCGGCCGGCTGCTCTGCGAGCGGGGAGCGGCCGGGCAGCGGGGCTGGCTGGACCTCGACGGTCTGGGGGCCCGGATGGACCTGGCCTACCCGGGCCTGCTGCACTCGGTACGCACCGGCGAGCCGGCCTACGCGACGGTGCACGGGCGTACCTTCTGGGCCGAGCTGGACGCCCACCCGGGCCACCGGCGCTACTTCGACGAACTCATGATGAGCCAGCAGCACCTGACTGCCCCACAGGTGGCCGAGCTGTACGACTGGTGCGACGTCGCCCATGTGTACGACGTCGGCGGTGGAAGCGGTGCCCTGCTGACCCAGCTGCTGTCCAGTCACCCGCACCTGCGCGGCACCCTGGTCGACCGGCCGGGCGCGGCGCGGGCCGCCGGGGAGCGGATCGCCGCCAGCGGGCTGGCCGACCGGGCCGACACGGTCGCCGGGGACTTCTTCGGAGCCTTGCCCACGGGTGGGGACGTCTACGTGGTGTCCCGCGCGCTCACCGACTGGAACGACCGGGACGCGACCACGATCCTGCGGCGCTGCGCCGAGGCGGCCGGGGATCGGGGCCGGGTGCTGATCGTCGAGGTGCTGCCGACCGAGCCCTTCATGCCGCACCTGTCCCCGTTCGACCTGCAGATGCTGGTCGTGGTAGGTGGGCGGGAGCGCGGGCTGACCGACTTCGAGTCGATCGCCGGCCGGGCCGGGCTCGCCGTCGCGCAGGTGCTGCGGGGTCGGGACGGCCTCACCCTCATCGAATGTGTCCGGGCCGACCGCTCACCCGTCGCGGTGGACGCGGCGGTGGAGGCCGACTCGTGCGTCTCCTCCTGA
- a CDS encoding GlxA family transcriptional regulator: protein MLEIARAARFLAASLVGASPPGRGDRGRELEPFELGCATEVFGLRRPEIGRDLYDFRLCSPEPRTLMRDGFFTLTGVAGLEVADTADTLIVPNRPDTDAPRRPAVLDAIRRAHTRCTRLVGFCSGAFTLAEAGVLDGRRATAHWQWADSFRIRFPAVRLEENVLFVDDGEILTAAGSAAALDLGLHIVRRDHGVRIANAVSRRLVFAAHRDGGQRQFIERPVPDSPDESLAPTLTWAQERLDAPLVVADLARHAAVSPATLHRRFRAQLGTTPLAWLTRERLNLACRLIERGEVRVEVIARDSGIGTAANLRTLLRRETGLTPSQYRHRFGPAAATIG, encoded by the coding sequence GTGCTAGAAATCGCACGTGCCGCAAGATTCCTCGCAGCCAGTCTCGTCGGCGCGTCTCCACCGGGTCGTGGTGATCGTGGACGAGAACTCGAACCCTTCGAGCTCGGCTGCGCCACCGAGGTCTTCGGGCTGCGTCGACCCGAAATCGGCCGCGATCTGTACGACTTCCGCCTCTGCTCGCCTGAGCCGCGCACGCTGATGCGGGACGGCTTCTTCACCCTGACCGGGGTCGCCGGTCTGGAGGTGGCCGACACGGCGGACACCCTGATCGTCCCTAACCGGCCCGACACCGACGCCCCCCGGCGGCCGGCTGTGCTTGACGCCATCCGGCGGGCACACACCCGCTGTACGAGGTTGGTCGGTTTCTGTAGCGGTGCCTTCACCCTCGCCGAGGCTGGGGTGCTCGATGGACGCCGAGCCACCGCGCACTGGCAGTGGGCGGACTCCTTTCGGATCCGGTTCCCCGCTGTCCGGCTCGAAGAGAATGTGCTGTTCGTGGACGACGGGGAGATCCTCACCGCAGCCGGTAGCGCCGCCGCCCTCGACCTCGGGCTGCACATCGTCCGCCGAGACCATGGCGTACGGATCGCCAACGCGGTCAGTCGACGGTTGGTCTTCGCGGCGCACCGGGATGGTGGGCAGCGGCAGTTCATCGAGCGTCCCGTACCCGACAGCCCCGACGAGTCCCTTGCGCCCACCCTGACCTGGGCCCAGGAACGACTCGACGCGCCGCTGGTGGTGGCCGATCTGGCGCGGCACGCCGCGGTCAGCCCGGCGACGCTGCACCGCCGCTTCCGGGCGCAGTTGGGCACGACACCGCTGGCCTGGCTCACCCGGGAGCGCCTCAACCTGGCGTGTCGGCTGATCGAGCGTGGTGAGGTGCGCGTCGAGGTGATCGCGCGGGACAGTGGGATCGGTACCGCGGCCAACCTGCGTACGTTGTTACGCCGCGAGACGGGGCTCACCCCGTCGCAATATCGGCACCGGTTCGGTCCCGCTGCGGCCACGATCGGGTGA
- a CDS encoding cupin domain-containing protein, whose protein sequence is MHREPITLSRALASFEALWSPRIVTRVNDYDVRVAKVAGEHVWHVHDDTDEFFLVLDGELFISLREPTGERTVRLPQGTVFTVPQGTQHKPYAPTGAAILLFEPTGTLSVGDRHDEIPGHVDATTGHALGS, encoded by the coding sequence ATGCACCGTGAACCCATCACTCTCAGTAGGGCCCTCGCCTCCTTCGAGGCACTGTGGAGTCCCCGCATCGTCACACGGGTCAACGACTACGACGTACGCGTCGCCAAGGTCGCCGGAGAGCACGTCTGGCACGTCCACGACGACACCGACGAGTTCTTCCTGGTGCTCGACGGGGAGTTGTTCATCTCCCTACGCGAGCCAACCGGGGAGCGTACGGTACGGCTCCCACAGGGTACGGTCTTCACCGTTCCGCAGGGCACGCAGCACAAGCCGTACGCCCCCACCGGTGCGGCCATCCTGTTGTTCGAGCCCACGGGGACACTGTCCGTCGGCGACCGCCACGATGAGATCCCCGGCCACGTCGACGCGACGACAGGGCACGCGCTCGGCTCCTGA
- a CDS encoding helix-turn-helix domain-containing protein translates to MPIVVRIDVELAKRKMSVGEFAERVGLTPANIAVLKNGRAKAVRFSTLEAMCRVLDCQPGDLLEWVEE, encoded by the coding sequence ATGCCCATCGTCGTCCGCATCGACGTCGAGTTGGCCAAACGCAAGATGAGCGTCGGTGAGTTCGCCGAGCGGGTCGGCCTCACGCCAGCGAACATCGCGGTCCTGAAGAACGGTCGCGCCAAGGCGGTCCGGTTCAGCACCCTGGAAGCCATGTGCCGGGTGCTCGACTGCCAGCCCGGTGACCTGCTCGAATGGGTCGAGGAATGA
- a CDS encoding TauD/TfdA dioxygenase family protein — MSAPASTLYDVKPVAGALGAEIHGVNLAHLTDEGFAELHRLLLEHLVIFIVGQQGLPPEAHVAFGRRFGEVELHPYLPRLDGHPEIVVIDSAEGGKVDVWHTDMTFHTGPPLASILQIVECPSVGGDTMWTNQYQVYEQLSAPLRYLLDGLTAIHVIRIGDQFTSRAEHPVVRVHPETGRRSLYVNRLFTSHIPQLSRNESDALLEHLFDFSEQPQFMCRYRWQVGDVAVWDNRVTQHYAVNDYLGRRRGQRVTILGDQPTGDPPRWEHYQAAPGQRYWPSRVNAVEPY; from the coding sequence ATGTCGGCACCCGCCAGCACCCTGTACGACGTCAAGCCGGTGGCCGGGGCGCTCGGTGCCGAGATCCACGGTGTCAATCTGGCGCATCTGACCGACGAGGGCTTCGCGGAGCTGCACCGGCTACTCCTGGAACACCTGGTCATCTTCATCGTCGGGCAGCAGGGCCTGCCACCCGAGGCACACGTCGCGTTCGGCCGGCGGTTCGGCGAGGTGGAGTTGCATCCGTACCTGCCCCGGCTGGACGGGCACCCGGAGATCGTCGTCATCGACTCGGCCGAGGGCGGCAAGGTCGACGTGTGGCACACCGACATGACGTTCCACACCGGCCCACCGCTGGCGTCGATCCTGCAGATCGTCGAGTGTCCGAGCGTGGGCGGTGACACCATGTGGACGAATCAATACCAGGTCTACGAGCAGCTCTCCGCGCCGCTGCGGTACCTGCTCGACGGGCTTACCGCGATCCACGTGATCCGCATCGGCGACCAGTTCACCAGCCGCGCCGAGCATCCCGTGGTCCGGGTGCATCCGGAGACCGGCCGTCGCTCGCTCTATGTCAACCGGCTCTTCACCTCGCACATCCCCCAGTTGAGCCGCAACGAGAGCGACGCGTTGCTGGAGCATCTGTTCGACTTCTCCGAGCAACCCCAGTTCATGTGCCGCTACCGCTGGCAGGTCGGTGACGTGGCGGTCTGGGACAACCGGGTCACCCAGCACTACGCGGTCAACGACTATCTCGGCCGCCGCCGGGGGCAGCGGGTCACCATCCTGGGGGACCAGCCGACCGGCGACCCGCCCCGGTGGGAGCACTACCAGGCCGCGCCGGGTCAGCGGTACTGGCCGAGCCGGGTCAACGCCGTTGAACCGTACTGA
- a CDS encoding sensor histidine kinase yields MGAAWWLLVAAFGGGLVGAALVAWRMRRAAAARIAELAQLEQSVQRRADQVNALSHELRTPLSMIKGAVDLLREGTPGPLTSAQKRFLQVVDHQSTQVIGLCESLLIQAKIEAGLFTPQLEKVDVSVVVRDVVTAMRPLAGQRHQRISLDMPQVMPRIAADPMLLTQAMTNLLSNASRFTTTGGNIDIRVMLIDTGVAIYVTDDGAGMTRAERYRLFHRFATGRPLADGTGLGLVITKTIIELHGGEIMVHTASARGTTFLLTLPSGT; encoded by the coding sequence ATGGGGGCCGCCTGGTGGTTGCTGGTGGCGGCGTTCGGCGGCGGACTCGTCGGGGCCGCGCTGGTGGCCTGGCGGATGCGCCGGGCGGCTGCCGCCCGGATAGCCGAGCTGGCCCAACTGGAGCAGTCGGTGCAGCGGCGGGCGGACCAGGTGAACGCCCTCAGCCACGAACTGCGTACCCCACTGAGCATGATCAAGGGTGCGGTCGATCTGCTCCGGGAGGGGACCCCCGGCCCCCTCACCTCGGCCCAGAAACGATTCCTGCAGGTCGTCGACCACCAGTCCACACAGGTCATCGGATTGTGTGAAAGCCTGCTGATCCAGGCGAAGATCGAGGCCGGGTTGTTCACTCCGCAGTTGGAGAAGGTGGACGTGTCGGTGGTGGTACGCGACGTGGTCACCGCCATGCGGCCGTTGGCCGGCCAACGGCACCAGCGGATCAGCCTCGACATGCCGCAGGTGATGCCGCGTATCGCCGCCGATCCGATGCTGCTGACCCAGGCGATGACAAACCTGCTGTCGAACGCGAGCCGGTTCACCACCACGGGCGGCAACATCGACATCAGGGTCATGCTGATCGACACCGGTGTCGCCATCTACGTCACCGACGACGGCGCCGGGATGACCCGCGCCGAGCGGTACCGGCTGTTCCACCGGTTCGCGACCGGTCGGCCGCTGGCGGACGGTACCGGCCTGGGGCTTGTCATCACGAAGACCATCATCGAGCTGCACGGAGGTGAGATCATGGTGCACACCGCGTCCGCCCGGGGGACCACGTTCCTCCTTACCCTGCCGAGTGGCACATGA
- a CDS encoding glycosyltransferase, protein MNRTDSSAALVLMVIHGTDGDVLPFVRIGRALRARGHDVTLLSHEYYRSVVAAAGIGFVPIDTISEYEYHLADAADQADATEIGAFREHYHRTGLLTQLRFECQELLRRHRPGRTVLVGAPLSAHSALIAAEATGAPLVCLAQTPFQLAALPRVAWLYGEVLADRIDDARAEVGLGPVTDWSAWMRSADRYVGLWPPWFDQAGPSAPAGTELTGFVLADADADTGADTGSYSGRPDVLPPDIAELLAGPVAPLLVTGGTGRLLHRDFYRVAVEAIRIVDRPGLLVVRHRDLVPEPLPSGVCWFPRLPFRTVAPRVAAMVHHGGIGTLGRALVSGVPQVILASGLDRPDNAQRAARCPATGWLPEERWTPDEVARMIRTVLAARASTAPSARPSPGGVERVADVVESALWRAEGPLPRQNATRRSPSSPPGDGELGDAAVDPVMSPGQLVDRDRRGQGR, encoded by the coding sequence TTGAACCGTACTGACTCCTCCGCCGCGCTCGTCCTGATGGTGATCCACGGTACGGACGGCGATGTCCTGCCGTTCGTCCGGATCGGCCGGGCGTTGCGGGCCCGAGGACACGACGTGACCCTGCTCAGCCACGAGTACTACCGTTCCGTGGTTGCCGCCGCCGGAATCGGGTTCGTGCCGATCGACACCATCAGCGAGTACGAGTACCACCTCGCCGACGCCGCCGACCAGGCCGACGCCACCGAGATCGGGGCGTTCCGCGAGCACTACCACCGCACCGGGCTCCTCACCCAGCTCCGGTTCGAGTGTCAGGAGCTGCTGCGCCGACACCGTCCGGGGCGTACCGTGCTGGTCGGTGCGCCGCTGTCGGCGCACTCGGCGCTCATCGCCGCCGAGGCGACCGGCGCACCGCTGGTCTGCCTGGCCCAGACTCCGTTCCAACTTGCCGCCCTGCCCCGGGTTGCCTGGCTGTACGGCGAGGTGCTGGCCGACCGGATCGACGACGCGCGGGCCGAGGTGGGGCTGGGGCCGGTGACCGACTGGTCGGCCTGGATGCGCTCCGCCGACCGGTACGTCGGTCTGTGGCCGCCCTGGTTCGACCAGGCTGGACCGTCCGCCCCGGCCGGCACCGAACTGACCGGGTTCGTGCTCGCCGACGCCGACGCCGATACCGGCGCTGATACCGGGTCCTACTCCGGGCGGCCCGACGTGCTACCACCGGACATCGCCGAACTGCTCGCCGGGCCGGTGGCCCCACTGCTGGTCACCGGCGGGACGGGACGGCTGCTGCACCGGGACTTCTACCGGGTGGCGGTCGAGGCGATCCGGATCGTGGACCGGCCGGGGCTGCTCGTCGTACGCCATCGGGACCTGGTGCCCGAGCCGCTACCTTCGGGCGTGTGCTGGTTCCCCCGGCTGCCCTTTCGTACGGTGGCCCCCCGGGTCGCGGCGATGGTGCACCACGGCGGTATCGGAACGCTGGGACGGGCCCTGGTCAGTGGCGTTCCGCAGGTGATCCTCGCCAGTGGACTGGACCGGCCGGACAACGCCCAGCGGGCGGCCCGGTGCCCAGCGACCGGGTGGCTTCCCGAGGAGCGCTGGACGCCGGACGAGGTCGCCAGGATGATCCGAACTGTGCTCGCCGCCCGCGCATCCACAGCGCCATCCGCCCGGCCGTCCCCGGGCGGGGTCGAGCGCGTGGCCGATGTCGTCGAATCGGCGCTGTGGCGTGCGGAAGGGCCCCTTCCACGGCAGAACGCGACAAGAAGGAGCCCTTCCTCACCTCCAGGTGATGGGGAACTCGGCGATGCCGCAGTTGATCCGGTCATGTCGCCAGGGCAACTCGTCGATCGGGACCGCCGGGGCCAGGGCCGGTAG
- a CDS encoding response regulator transcription factor, producing MTGPVEARTGGPTALVVDDEPQMTIIVEFALQTQGFTVLTAHDGATALHLLRSHAVDLVVLDVMMPTMDGLTLCQRIRARSEVPIMLLTALAQHDDVITGLEHGADDYVTKPFHPREVALRAQALVRRRRDSSTALRVGQLVIDPAAQTATLAQHRLDLPFTEFKLLTHLATRRGIPQSWQDLLREVWGTTDLIGGRDVVKSTVYRLRSRLAAVPGGTAYIRTLRGVGYLMPDVAPGLPA from the coding sequence ATGACCGGGCCGGTCGAGGCGAGGACGGGTGGTCCGACCGCCCTGGTGGTCGATGACGAGCCGCAGATGACGATCATCGTCGAGTTCGCCCTACAGACCCAGGGCTTCACGGTGCTGACCGCGCACGACGGTGCCACCGCGCTGCACCTGCTCCGGTCGCACGCCGTAGACCTGGTCGTACTGGACGTGATGATGCCGACGATGGATGGTCTGACCCTGTGCCAACGGATCCGAGCCCGGTCCGAGGTGCCGATCATGCTGCTCACCGCGTTGGCGCAACACGACGACGTGATCACCGGCCTGGAGCACGGCGCCGACGACTACGTCACCAAACCGTTCCACCCGCGCGAGGTGGCGCTGCGGGCACAGGCGCTGGTCCGCCGTCGGCGGGACAGCAGCACCGCCCTCCGGGTGGGCCAACTGGTCATCGACCCGGCGGCGCAGACCGCCACCCTGGCCCAGCATCGGCTCGACCTGCCGTTCACCGAGTTCAAGCTGCTGACCCACCTCGCGACCCGGCGCGGCATACCGCAGTCCTGGCAGGATCTGCTGCGCGAGGTGTGGGGCACCACCGACCTGATCGGCGGCCGGGACGTGGTGAAGTCCACCGTCTACCGACTGCGTTCCCGGCTCGCCGCCGTGCCCGGGGGGACCGCATACATTCGGACCCTGCGCGGTGTGGGCTACCTGATGCCCGACGTGGCCCCCGGGCTGCCGGCCTAG
- a CDS encoding cytochrome P450, translated as MTVEKQLRDYPFEEFRGDLPAELLKMVRDEPISRVRLPDGRPVWLVVGYEEVCAALAAPGLTRHPGMEPTEAVLPTETVEPTDGPEPAGTAGPAGTAGPAEGRCPVAPLVRELGMNGAAHASLRRLAARAFTARRIEAYRPRVQQITDELVDAMEAGGKPADLISGLVAPLPALVVCEVLGVPATDRDRFNAWVADINSLTAYGSPEAARSSAELRAYLFAQLTVKRATPGDDLLSAWLAAQADDELSDEEIVGLAVGVLIGGREINSTSAGIRALFLHPEQLARLRDDPALLPRAVDEILRYTSVSPMFLVQTATRDVSLRGTLIRAGEAVMAVPWAANRHPDFFPEPDVFDVGRTPNPHLTFGYGPHFCLGAALGRLQIEVAIGTLLRRLPALAPAVPIDELPWRHDRINCGIAEFPITWR; from the coding sequence ATGACAGTCGAGAAGCAGCTGCGGGACTATCCGTTCGAGGAATTCCGGGGCGACCTCCCGGCTGAGCTGCTGAAGATGGTCCGCGACGAGCCGATCAGCCGGGTCCGGCTGCCCGACGGCCGACCGGTGTGGCTGGTGGTGGGCTACGAAGAGGTGTGTGCCGCGCTCGCCGCGCCGGGCCTGACCCGCCACCCCGGGATGGAGCCGACCGAGGCAGTGCTGCCGACCGAGACAGTGGAGCCGACCGACGGACCGGAACCGGCCGGCACAGCGGGACCGGCCGGCACAGCGGGACCGGCCGAGGGTCGGTGTCCCGTCGCACCCCTGGTCCGGGAACTGGGCATGAACGGTGCGGCGCACGCCTCCCTACGCCGCCTCGCGGCCCGCGCGTTCACCGCCCGGCGGATCGAGGCGTACCGGCCCCGGGTACAGCAGATCACCGACGAGCTGGTCGACGCCATGGAGGCCGGCGGTAAGCCAGCCGACCTGATCAGCGGTCTGGTGGCCCCCCTGCCCGCCCTGGTGGTCTGCGAGGTGCTCGGGGTGCCGGCCACCGACCGGGACCGGTTCAACGCCTGGGTCGCGGACATCAACTCGCTGACCGCGTACGGCTCACCGGAGGCCGCCCGCTCCTCGGCGGAGTTGCGGGCCTACCTGTTCGCCCAGTTGACGGTCAAACGAGCCACCCCCGGCGACGACCTGCTCTCCGCCTGGCTGGCTGCCCAGGCCGACGACGAACTCAGCGACGAGGAGATCGTGGGGCTGGCGGTCGGCGTACTGATCGGCGGACGGGAGATCAACTCGACCAGCGCGGGAATCCGCGCCCTGTTCCTGCATCCCGAGCAGTTGGCCCGACTGCGCGACGATCCCGCTCTGTTGCCCCGTGCGGTCGACGAGATCCTGCGGTACACCTCGGTCAGTCCCATGTTCCTGGTGCAGACCGCCACCCGGGACGTGTCGCTGCGCGGCACGCTGATCCGGGCGGGCGAGGCGGTGATGGCCGTACCCTGGGCCGCCAACCGCCATCCCGACTTCTTCCCCGAACCGGACGTCTTCGACGTCGGGCGGACCCCGAACCCGCACCTGACCTTCGGGTACGGACCGCACTTCTGCCTCGGGGCCGCCCTGGGCCGGTTGCAGATCGAGGTCGCGATCGGCACCCTGCTGCGCCGGCTACCGGCCCTGGCCCCGGCGGTCCCGATCGACGAGTTGCCCTGGCGACATGACCGGATCAACTGCGGCATCGCCGAGTTCCCCATCACCTGGAGGTGA